The following proteins are co-located in the Pseudomonas cavernae genome:
- the rpmE gene encoding 50S ribosomal protein L31 encodes MKADIHPNYVAIEATCSCGNVIKTRSTLGKNLSLDVCSECHPFYTGKQKMLDTGGRIDRFKQRFGVFGSK; translated from the coding sequence ATGAAAGCCGATATCCATCCGAATTACGTCGCGATCGAAGCTACCTGCAGCTGCGGTAACGTGATCAAGACCCGCTCCACCCTGGGCAAGAACCTGAGCCTCGACGTCTGCTCCGAGTGCCACCCGTTCTACACCGGCAAGCAGAAGATGCTCGACACCGGCGGCCGTATCGACCGCTTCAAGCAGCGCTTCGGTGTGTTCGGCAGCAAATAA
- the argS gene encoding arginine--tRNA ligase produces MKDLVRQLIQQALTRLAEDGVLPQGLTPAIQVENTKDKTHGDFASNIALMLAKPAGLKPRELAEKLVAALPQDAQISKVEIAGPGFLNFYQDSGGLAARLDAAFADALLGVRKAGPAQRVVVDLSAPNLAKEMHVGHLRSTIIGDGVARVLEFLGDTVIRQNHVGDWGTQFGMLLAYGMDLPKGFRSKELSDLEGFYRAAKQRFDQEPEFAERARQLVVELQAGKEACLSVWREFNETSLSHCQEIYDRLDVNLTRADVKGESAYNDDLAQVIVDLQAKGLLTESDGAQCVFMDEFKNAEGNPLPLIVQKAGGGYLYATTDLAAMRYRANVLHADRVLYFVDQRQALHFQMVFAAARLAGFVPATMQLEHMGFGTMNGADGRPFKTRDGGTVKLIDLLEEAETRAYALVKGKNPELDDAELRQIARVVGIASVKYADLSKHRTSDYSFNFEQMLSFEGNTAPYLLYAYTRVASVFRKLGKDFAEADGQIDLQAAQELELAAKLAQFGEVLANVAEKGVPHLLCTYLYDLAGLFSSFYEHCPILAAADQATQQSRLRLAALTGRTLKQGLELLGLDTLERM; encoded by the coding sequence ATGAAAGACCTCGTTCGTCAGCTGATCCAGCAAGCACTCACCCGTCTCGCCGAGGACGGCGTGCTGCCGCAGGGGCTCACTCCGGCCATTCAGGTGGAAAACACCAAGGACAAGACCCACGGCGATTTCGCCAGCAACATCGCCCTGATGCTGGCCAAGCCGGCCGGGCTGAAGCCGCGCGAACTGGCCGAGAAGCTGGTCGCCGCGCTGCCGCAGGACGCGCAGATCAGCAAGGTGGAGATCGCCGGCCCGGGCTTCCTCAACTTCTACCAGGACAGCGGTGGCCTCGCCGCGCGCCTGGACGCCGCGTTCGCCGATGCCCTGCTCGGCGTGCGCAAGGCCGGCCCGGCGCAGCGCGTGGTGGTCGACCTGTCCGCGCCGAACCTGGCCAAGGAGATGCACGTCGGCCACCTGCGCTCAACCATCATCGGCGACGGCGTGGCTCGGGTGCTGGAGTTCCTCGGCGACACGGTGATCCGCCAGAACCACGTCGGCGACTGGGGTACCCAGTTCGGCATGCTGCTGGCGTACGGCATGGATCTCCCCAAGGGTTTTAGATCCAAGGAGCTTTCTGACTTAGAAGGTTTCTACCGTGCAGCCAAGCAGCGCTTCGATCAGGAGCCCGAATTTGCTGAGCGTGCGCGCCAGCTCGTAGTGGAACTACAGGCCGGTAAAGAAGCGTGCTTAAGCGTTTGGCGGGAATTCAATGAAACGTCCCTGAGCCATTGCCAAGAGATATACGATCGCCTCGATGTGAACTTGACCAGGGCCGACGTCAAGGGCGAAAGCGCCTATAACGACGACCTCGCCCAGGTCATCGTCGACTTGCAGGCCAAGGGCCTGCTCACCGAGAGCGACGGCGCCCAGTGCGTGTTCATGGACGAGTTCAAGAACGCCGAGGGTAACCCGCTGCCGCTGATCGTGCAGAAGGCCGGCGGCGGCTACCTGTACGCCACCACCGACCTGGCCGCCATGCGCTACCGTGCCAACGTGCTGCACGCTGACCGCGTGCTGTACTTCGTCGACCAGCGCCAGGCCCTGCACTTCCAGATGGTCTTCGCAGCCGCGCGCCTTGCCGGCTTCGTCCCCGCAACCATGCAACTGGAACACATGGGCTTCGGCACCATGAACGGCGCCGATGGCCGGCCGTTCAAGACCCGCGACGGTGGCACGGTGAAGCTGATCGACCTGCTCGAGGAAGCCGAGACCCGCGCCTACGCCCTGGTCAAGGGCAAGAATCCCGAGTTGGACGACGCCGAGCTGCGGCAGATCGCCCGCGTAGTGGGCATCGCCTCAGTGAAGTACGCCGACCTGTCCAAGCACCGCACCAGCGACTACAGCTTCAACTTCGAGCAGATGCTCAGCTTCGAGGGCAACACCGCGCCCTACCTGCTGTACGCCTATACCCGCGTGGCCAGCGTGTTCCGCAAGCTGGGCAAGGACTTCGCCGAAGCCGACGGGCAGATCGACCTGCAGGCCGCGCAGGAGCTCGAACTGGCCGCCAAGCTGGCGCAATTTGGCGAGGTGCTGGCCAACGTCGCCGAGAAAGGCGTGCCACACCTGCTGTGCACCTACCTGTACGATCTGGCCGGGCTATTCTCCAGCTTCTATGAGCACTGCCCGATTCTTGCCGCCGCCGACCAGGCCACCCAACAGAGCCGCCTGCGTCTGGCCGCACTGACCGGCCGTACCCTCAAGCAAGGCTTGGAACTGCTTGGCCTGGACACCCTGGAACGCATGTAA
- a CDS encoding M48 family metalloprotease has translation MKLQFLVLLVLLAATLAGCATNPATGESNFVMMSEQQELDLGRRASQDIGKEYPRYADEKLQAYVQQVGERVARYSHRDNLKYQFTVIDSADINAFALPGGYIYIHRGLLAYLNSEAELAAVLGHEVGHVTARHGVQQQSQSMAWGMLGQAVAIGTGVGAAGDLTNVLGTAMVRGYGRDMELQADSLGAQYLARSGYDPQAMVEVVKVLKSQEDFARDQATRRGQAVPTSGYHGVFDTHPDNDRRLQQAVGPARALAGAGGQQTNREVFLQHLQGLPFGDSEATGVRRGQSFYHAGLGFTLSAPQGWSMDNRPEALIAVSADRQALIAMQLDRAKDTPEAFLQARLGGQRLAQAEPLQQAGLQGYTGVIPGRPAKRVAVIFKDSKAFLFVAAVKGGASLEGVDDQFLQTIKSFHPLTADERKLAQPMRLQLVRAKAGQSFAELAKDSPLSRDAEANLRLLNHQYPSGQPSPGDWLKVVH, from the coding sequence ATGAAGCTGCAGTTCCTTGTGCTGCTGGTGCTGTTGGCCGCGACGCTGGCCGGCTGCGCGACCAATCCCGCCACCGGCGAAAGCAATTTCGTGATGATGAGCGAGCAGCAGGAGCTCGACCTCGGTCGTCGCGCCAGTCAGGACATCGGCAAGGAATACCCGCGTTACGCCGACGAGAAACTGCAAGCCTACGTGCAGCAGGTTGGTGAACGTGTCGCCCGGTATAGTCATCGCGATAACCTGAAGTATCAATTCACGGTGATCGATAGCGCCGACATCAATGCCTTCGCCCTGCCTGGTGGCTACATCTATATCCATCGCGGGCTGCTCGCCTACCTCAATTCCGAAGCCGAATTGGCTGCGGTGCTCGGTCATGAGGTCGGCCACGTCACGGCACGGCACGGCGTGCAGCAGCAGAGCCAGTCGATGGCCTGGGGTATGCTCGGTCAGGCGGTGGCGATCGGTACCGGGGTCGGTGCCGCCGGTGATCTGACCAATGTGCTCGGCACCGCGATGGTGCGCGGTTACGGCCGCGACATGGAATTGCAGGCCGACAGCCTCGGTGCGCAATACCTGGCGCGCAGCGGCTACGATCCGCAGGCGATGGTCGAGGTGGTCAAGGTGCTGAAGAGCCAGGAGGACTTTGCCCGCGATCAGGCGACCAGGCGCGGCCAGGCGGTGCCGACCAGCGGTTATCACGGCGTGTTCGATACCCATCCGGACAACGACCGGCGCCTGCAGCAAGCGGTCGGGCCGGCGCGTGCGCTGGCCGGCGCTGGCGGCCAGCAAACCAATCGCGAGGTGTTCCTTCAGCATCTGCAGGGCTTGCCGTTCGGCGACTCGGAAGCCACCGGCGTGCGCCGCGGGCAGAGTTTCTACCATGCCGGCCTGGGTTTCACTCTTAGCGCTCCGCAGGGTTGGTCCATGGATAATCGTCCCGAGGCGCTGATCGCTGTGAGCGCCGATCGCCAGGCTTTGATCGCCATGCAACTGGATCGCGCCAAGGACACGCCGGAGGCGTTTCTCCAGGCCCGTCTCGGCGGCCAACGCTTGGCACAAGCGGAGCCGCTGCAGCAGGCAGGGCTGCAGGGCTACACCGGGGTCATCCCGGGGCGGCCGGCCAAGCGTGTCGCGGTGATCTTCAAGGACAGCAAGGCCTTCCTCTTCGTCGCGGCGGTGAAGGGGGGCGCTTCGCTGGAAGGCGTGGATGATCAGTTCCTACAGACCATCAAGAGCTTTCATCCGCTGACTGCCGATGAGCGCAAACTGGCCCAGCCGATGCGCCTGCAATTGGTGCGTGCCAAGGCCGGTCAGAGCTTCGCCGAACTGGCCAAGGACAGCCCGTTATCCCGCGATGCCGAGGCCAATCTGCGCCTGCTCAATCACCAGTATCCAAGCGGTCAACCATCGCCTGGAGACTGGTTGAAAGTAGTTCATTAG
- a CDS encoding thermonuclease family protein — MGFPAQVKKASLVGAFFVSVAWLPLAQAGCPLPGQLPSFKVQRVVDGDTLKLEDGRSVRLIGLNAPELAHQGRSTEPFAETARRRLQELVAANDNRVGLRLGQQAKDHYGRILAHAYDARGRNLEAELLAAGLGYQVAVAPNTALVVCQHAAEAEARQAGRGLWRQAPVQSPQQLQAGGFALIRARVVGIERNRGGLWLELDGPLVLHIAPKQLTRFDLPALQALSGRRIEARGWVIDRARRGGVKPGQARWMLPLTDAAMLEVLP; from the coding sequence ATGGGTTTTCCCGCGCAAGTGAAAAAGGCGTCCCTGGTGGGCGCCTTTTTCGTTTCTGTCGCTTGGCTTCCGCTGGCCCAAGCAGGCTGTCCGCTGCCGGGCCAACTGCCGAGCTTCAAGGTGCAGCGGGTGGTCGACGGCGACACTCTGAAGCTCGAAGATGGCCGCAGCGTGCGCTTGATCGGTCTGAATGCACCCGAGCTGGCGCATCAAGGGCGTTCCACCGAGCCATTTGCCGAAACGGCGCGTCGGCGTCTGCAGGAACTGGTGGCGGCCAACGATAATCGGGTCGGCCTGCGCCTCGGCCAACAGGCCAAAGATCACTACGGCCGCATCCTGGCGCACGCTTACGACGCACGTGGGCGTAACCTGGAGGCCGAACTGTTGGCGGCTGGGCTCGGCTATCAGGTGGCGGTGGCGCCGAATACCGCGCTGGTGGTTTGCCAGCACGCCGCCGAGGCCGAAGCGCGGCAGGCCGGGCGCGGGCTGTGGCGGCAGGCGCCGGTGCAGAGTCCGCAGCAGCTGCAGGCTGGCGGCTTCGCTTTGATCCGCGCTCGGGTGGTTGGGATCGAGCGTAATCGCGGCGGTCTGTGGCTGGAGCTGGACGGGCCGCTGGTGCTGCATATTGCGCCCAAGCAGCTGACGCGTTTCGACCTGCCGGCGCTGCAGGCGCTGAGTGGGCGGCGTATCGAGGCGCGCGGCTGGGTGATTGACCGCGCTCGGCGCGGCGGCGTAAAACCTGGGCAGGCACGCTGGATGCTGCCTTTGACCGATGCGGCGATGCTCGAGGTGTTGCCATGA
- a CDS encoding primosomal protein N' has translation MLRSRGPLWSPRVSDAHSPDVILRLALPSPLRRLFDYRAPPGVARAQLQPGMRLRVPFGRRELIGILIEVSDRSEVPAAKLKPALELLDARAPLPPALFKLCLWTAQYYQHSLGDTLSWALPVLLRQGEPAEARQERFWHLAAGASLDDPRLARAPRQRQALATIAQHPHGVAQQLLSQLQLNRDSLELLREKGLVHIEVRRHASSERPTRWLAQPELPLNPEQSAAAEAVRAGFGRFHAFLLAGVTGSGKTEVYLQLIRETLEAGKQALVLIPEINLGPQTLARFEKRFNARIALLHSNVNDRERLDAWLAARDGEADIIIGTRSALFTPMQRPGLIIIDEEHDASYKQQEGLRYHARDLALVRARQDNVPILLGSATPSLESLHNAHNGRYALLKLTQRAGGAQQPRFLRLDVKSRPLDSGLSGPMQQAIAQTLAAGQQVLVFLNRRGFAPTLLCHDCGWLSGCPRCDARMTVHQRSNELRCHHCGHVEARPHSCPKCQRLDLRPVGAGTERAEERLGILFPDYPVLRVDRDSTSRKEAMAQLFATIQRGEPCILIGTQMLAKGHHFPRVTLVAILDADGGLFSADFRASERMAQLIVQVAGRAGRAEEPGKVIIQTHLAEHPLLVQLTEQGYFAFAEQALAERRSAGLPPFAHLALLRAEAHKPGQAEGFLDQACSLAERLLDERRLGGIELLGPVPAPMERRAGRYRAQLLLQASARAPLHRLLGAWLLELEQLPSGRAVRWSLDVDPIDLF, from the coding sequence ATGCTAAGATCGCGCGGTCCCCTCTGGAGCCCTCGCGTGTCCGACGCCCATTCGCCCGACGTCATCCTGCGCCTCGCCCTGCCCTCGCCGCTGCGCCGCCTGTTCGACTACCGCGCCCCGCCCGGAGTGGCGCGCGCGCAGCTGCAGCCGGGCATGCGCCTGCGCGTGCCGTTCGGCCGCCGCGAGCTGATCGGCATCCTGATCGAGGTCAGTGACCGCAGCGAGGTGCCGGCCGCCAAACTCAAGCCGGCGCTGGAACTGCTCGACGCCCGCGCGCCGTTGCCGCCGGCGCTGTTCAAGCTGTGCCTGTGGACCGCGCAGTATTACCAGCACAGCCTCGGTGACACCCTCAGCTGGGCGCTGCCGGTGCTACTGCGCCAGGGCGAGCCGGCGGAAGCGCGGCAGGAACGCTTCTGGCACCTGGCCGCGGGCGCCAGCCTCGACGACCCGCGCCTCGCCCGCGCGCCACGCCAGCGCCAAGCCCTGGCGACCATCGCCCAGCATCCGCACGGCGTCGCCCAGCAACTGCTCAGCCAGCTGCAGCTCAACCGCGACAGCCTGGAGCTGCTGCGCGAGAAGGGTCTGGTGCACATCGAGGTGCGCCGCCACGCCAGCAGCGAGCGGCCCACGCGCTGGCTGGCGCAGCCGGAACTGCCGCTCAACCCGGAGCAGAGCGCCGCGGCCGAGGCGGTACGGGCCGGCTTCGGGCGCTTCCATGCCTTCCTCCTCGCCGGGGTGACCGGCAGCGGCAAGACCGAGGTCTATCTGCAGCTGATCCGCGAGACCCTGGAGGCAGGCAAGCAGGCGCTGGTGCTGATCCCCGAGATCAACCTCGGCCCGCAGACCCTGGCGCGCTTCGAAAAGCGCTTCAACGCGCGCATCGCCCTGCTGCATTCCAACGTCAACGACCGCGAACGCCTGGACGCCTGGCTGGCGGCGCGCGACGGCGAGGCCGACATCATCATCGGTACCCGCTCGGCGCTGTTCACGCCGATGCAAAGGCCCGGGTTGATCATCATCGACGAGGAACACGACGCCTCCTATAAACAGCAGGAAGGCCTGCGCTACCACGCCCGCGACCTGGCCCTGGTGCGCGCGCGGCAGGACAACGTGCCGATCCTGCTCGGCTCGGCCACGCCGTCGCTGGAGAGCCTGCACAATGCCCACAACGGCCGCTACGCCCTGCTCAAACTGACCCAGCGCGCCGGCGGCGCCCAGCAGCCGCGCTTCCTGCGCCTGGACGTGAAGAGCCGGCCGCTCGACTCGGGGCTCTCCGGGCCGATGCAGCAGGCGATCGCCCAGACCCTGGCGGCCGGCCAGCAGGTGCTGGTGTTCCTCAACCGCCGCGGCTTCGCTCCGACCCTGCTGTGCCACGACTGCGGCTGGCTGTCCGGCTGCCCGCGCTGCGATGCGCGGATGACCGTGCACCAGCGCAGCAACGAATTACGCTGCCATCACTGCGGTCACGTCGAAGCGCGCCCGCACAGCTGCCCGAAGTGCCAGCGCCTCGACCTGCGCCCGGTCGGCGCCGGCACCGAGCGCGCCGAAGAACGCCTGGGCATCCTCTTCCCCGACTACCCGGTGCTGCGCGTCGACCGCGACAGCACCTCGCGCAAGGAGGCGATGGCCCAGCTGTTCGCCACCATCCAGCGCGGCGAACCGTGCATCCTGATCGGCACGCAGATGCTCGCCAAGGGCCACCACTTTCCACGCGTCACCCTGGTGGCGATCCTCGATGCCGACGGCGGCCTGTTCTCCGCCGACTTCCGCGCCAGCGAGCGCATGGCCCAGCTGATCGTCCAAGTCGCCGGGCGCGCCGGGCGCGCCGAGGAGCCGGGCAAGGTGATCATCCAGACCCACCTGGCCGAGCATCCGTTATTGGTGCAGCTGACCGAGCAGGGCTACTTCGCCTTCGCCGAGCAGGCCCTAGCCGAACGCCGCAGTGCCGGCCTGCCGCCCTTCGCCCACCTCGCCCTGCTGCGCGCCGAGGCGCACAAGCCGGGTCAGGCCGAGGGTTTTCTCGATCAGGCCTGCAGCCTGGCCGAACGGCTGCTGGATGAGCGGCGGCTCGGCGGCATCGAGCTGCTCGGCCCGGTGCCGGCGCCGATGGAACGCCGCGCCGGCCGCTACCGCGCACAGCTGTTGCTGCAGGCCAGCGCCCGCGCGCCGCTGCATCGCCTGCTCGGCGCCTGGCTGCTGGAACTGGAACAACTGCCCAGCGGCCGCGCGGTGCGCTGGTCGCTGGATGTCGACCCGATCGACCTGTTTTAA
- a CDS encoding gamma-butyrobetaine hydroxylase-like domain-containing protein yields the protein MRIPSAIKLHKASKTLTLEYGADERYNLSAEFLRVHSPSAEVQGHGQPILQHGKLGVGLSKIEPAGQYALKLCFDDGHDSGLFTWDYLYQLAQRQEQLWADYLDELAKAGKSRDPSESVVKLLL from the coding sequence ATGCGCATCCCCAGCGCCATCAAGCTGCACAAAGCGTCCAAGACCCTGACCCTGGAGTACGGCGCCGACGAGCGTTATAACTTGTCCGCCGAGTTCCTCCGCGTGCACTCGCCGTCGGCCGAGGTGCAGGGCCATGGCCAGCCGATCCTGCAGCACGGCAAGCTCGGCGTGGGCCTGAGCAAGATCGAGCCGGCCGGCCAGTACGCACTAAAACTGTGCTTCGACGACGGCCATGACAGCGGGCTGTTCACCTGGGACTACCTCTATCAGCTGGCGCAACGCCAGGAACAGCTGTGGGCCGACTATCTCGACGAACTGGCCAAGGCCGGCAAGTCCCGCGACCCGTCCGAATCGGTGGTCAAGCTGCTGCTCTAA
- the hslU gene encoding ATP-dependent protease ATPase subunit HslU: protein MPMTPREIVHELNRHIIGQDDAKRAVAIALRNRWRRMQLPAELRQEVTPKNILMIGPTGVGKTEIARRLAKLANAPFLKVEATKFTEVGYVGRDVESIIRDLADAAIKMLREQEIVRVRHRAEDAAEERLLDALLPPARSFGDEAAQSSDSNTRQLFRKRLREGQLDDKEIEIEVAEHPAGVEIMAPPGMEEMTNQLQNLFANMGKGKKKSRKLKVSEAFKLVRDEEAARLVNEEELKARALEAVEQQGIVFIDEIDKVAKRGNVGGADVSREGVQRDLLPLIEGCTVNTKLGMVKTDHILFIASGAFHLSKPSDLVPELQGRLPIRVELKALSPEDFERILTEPHASLTEQYSALLQTEGLTIEFAEDAIKRIAEIAWQVNEKTENIGARRLHTLLERLLEEVSFSAGDLAAQHDDKPIRIDAAYVNSHLGELAQDEDLSRYIL, encoded by the coding sequence ATGCCCATGACCCCCCGTGAAATCGTCCACGAACTCAACCGCCACATCATCGGCCAGGACGACGCCAAGCGCGCCGTCGCCATCGCCCTGCGCAACCGCTGGCGGCGCATGCAGCTGCCGGCCGAGCTACGCCAGGAAGTGACGCCGAAGAACATCCTGATGATCGGCCCCACCGGCGTCGGCAAGACCGAAATCGCCCGGCGCCTGGCCAAGCTGGCCAACGCGCCGTTCCTCAAGGTCGAGGCGACCAAGTTCACCGAGGTCGGCTATGTCGGCCGCGACGTCGAATCGATCATCCGCGATCTCGCCGACGCGGCGATCAAGATGCTGCGCGAGCAAGAAATCGTCCGCGTCCGCCACCGCGCCGAAGACGCCGCCGAGGAGCGCCTCCTCGACGCCCTGCTGCCGCCGGCGCGCAGTTTTGGTGACGAAGCCGCACAGAGCAGCGACTCGAACACCCGCCAGCTGTTTCGCAAGCGCCTGCGCGAAGGCCAGCTGGACGACAAGGAAATCGAGATCGAAGTCGCCGAGCACCCAGCCGGCGTCGAGATCATGGCCCCGCCGGGCATGGAGGAGATGACCAACCAGCTGCAGAACCTGTTCGCCAACATGGGCAAGGGTAAGAAGAAGAGCCGCAAGCTCAAGGTCAGTGAGGCCTTCAAGCTGGTGCGCGACGAGGAAGCCGCGCGCCTGGTCAACGAGGAAGAGCTCAAGGCCCGCGCCCTGGAGGCAGTCGAGCAGCAGGGCATCGTGTTCATCGACGAGATCGACAAGGTTGCCAAGCGTGGCAATGTCGGCGGCGCCGATGTGTCCCGCGAGGGCGTGCAACGCGACCTGCTGCCACTGATCGAGGGCTGCACGGTGAACACCAAGCTGGGCATGGTCAAGACCGACCACATCCTGTTCATCGCCTCCGGCGCCTTCCACCTGTCCAAGCCGAGCGACCTGGTGCCGGAGCTGCAGGGCCGCCTGCCGATCCGCGTCGAGCTCAAGGCGCTGTCGCCGGAAGACTTCGAGCGCATCCTCACCGAGCCGCACGCCTCGCTGACCGAGCAGTACAGCGCGCTGCTGCAAACCGAGGGGTTGACCATCGAGTTCGCCGAGGACGCCATCAAGCGCATCGCCGAAATCGCTTGGCAGGTCAACGAGAAGACCGAGAACATCGGCGCACGGCGTCTGCACACGCTGCTCGAGCGCCTGCTCGAAGAGGTCTCGTTCAGCGCCGGCGACCTCGCCGCCCAGCACGACGACAAGCCGATCCGCATCGACGCGGCCTACGTCAACAGCCACCTCGGCGAGTTGGCGCAGGACGAAGACCTGTCGCGCTATATTCTCTAA
- a CDS encoding SPOR domain-containing protein has product MATKKKPAPKRGASRYQAPAKKPVPGWVWLACGLAVGAFLMLLAKLEPGRDEVKRSKPETAQQATGGKPAGKPAPATPTPPPQVKPKYDFYTLLPESEVIVPPEAVPEQTPPAPTPQELAKADAARAEAALKGETPPPLPVAVKAASTQYFLQAGSFRKQADAEKVRAQIALLGQAVQLESGTVREETWYRVLVGPFSNREQLTQAQKQLAGSGFSNLLLQQRRSR; this is encoded by the coding sequence ATGGCGACCAAGAAAAAACCTGCCCCCAAGCGCGGCGCCAGCCGCTATCAGGCGCCCGCGAAGAAGCCCGTGCCCGGCTGGGTGTGGCTGGCCTGCGGTCTGGCCGTCGGCGCCTTCCTGATGCTGCTGGCCAAGCTCGAGCCGGGCCGCGACGAGGTCAAGCGCAGCAAGCCGGAGACCGCCCAGCAGGCAACGGGTGGCAAACCCGCCGGCAAGCCGGCGCCGGCCACCCCGACCCCGCCGCCGCAGGTGAAGCCGAAGTACGATTTCTACACCCTGCTGCCGGAGTCCGAGGTGATAGTGCCGCCCGAGGCGGTGCCGGAGCAGACACCGCCGGCGCCGACCCCGCAGGAGCTGGCCAAGGCCGACGCCGCGCGCGCCGAGGCGGCGCTCAAGGGCGAAACCCCGCCGCCGCTGCCGGTGGCGGTGAAAGCCGCCAGCACCCAGTACTTTCTCCAGGCCGGCTCGTTCCGCAAGCAGGCCGACGCCGAGAAGGTCCGCGCGCAGATCGCTCTGCTCGGCCAGGCGGTGCAGCTGGAATCCGGCACGGTGCGCGAGGAAACCTGGTACCGCGTGCTGGTCGGCCCGTTCAGCAACCGCGAGCAGCTGACCCAGGCGCAGAAGCAACTGGCCGGCAGCGGCTTCAGCAACTTGTTGCTGCAGCAGCGCCGGAGCCGCTGA
- the hslV gene encoding ATP-dependent protease subunit HslV: MTTIVSVRRQGKVVMGGDGQVSLGNTVMKGNAKKVRRLYHGQVIAGFAGATADAFTLFERFEGQLEKHQGHLVRAAVELAKEWRTDRSLSRLEAMLAVANKDASLIITGNGDVIEPEDGLIAMGSGGPYAQAAARALLMHTELPAREIAETALNIAGSICVFTNQNLTLEELDCVE; this comes from the coding sequence TTGACCACCATCGTTTCAGTCCGCCGCCAAGGCAAAGTCGTCATGGGCGGCGACGGCCAGGTTTCCCTCGGCAACACCGTGATGAAAGGCAACGCCAAGAAGGTCCGCCGCCTCTACCACGGCCAGGTCATCGCCGGTTTCGCCGGTGCCACCGCGGATGCCTTCACCCTGTTCGAGCGTTTCGAGGGTCAGCTGGAGAAACATCAGGGCCATCTGGTGCGCGCCGCCGTCGAGCTGGCCAAGGAGTGGCGCACCGACCGTTCGCTGAGCCGCCTGGAAGCCATGCTGGCGGTGGCCAACAAGGACGCCTCGCTGATCATCACTGGCAACGGCGACGTGATCGAACCCGAGGACGGCCTGATCGCCATGGGCTCCGGCGGTCCCTATGCCCAGGCCGCGGCTCGCGCCCTGCTGATGCACACCGAATTGCCGGCCCGCGAGATCGCCGAAACCGCGCTGAACATCGCCGGCAGCATCTGCGTGTTCACCAACCAGAATCTGACCCTCGAGGAGCTGGACTGCGTCGAGTGA